The sequence below is a genomic window from Candidatus Neomarinimicrobiota bacterium.
ATTGATACAGAAAAATTAAATGATGGAATTACTGCCGCAAAGGAACTGGCTAACTTTTATAGTATTGCAGTTATTTATAAAGGTCGTCTTGTTGCGGAAGAATATAAATATGGTGATTTAAACACCAAATATCCCGTATGGTCCGTGACTAAAAGTTTTTTATCCACGTTGGTTGGTATAGCAATTGATAAAGGAATAATGGCGGATGAATTTCAAAGCTTAGAATCGTTTTATCCAAATTTAACAGATTCTATAAAAGGAAAAATCACCGTTGCGCAATTGCTTACGATGTCGTCGGGAATTCCTGATGATACATCCTATATGTCAGCCGCATACCCATTGAATTATATATTAGTGAATGATTTATTATATCCTTCGGGAACCTATTGGAATTACACTTCTGCTGGTACCCATGTCTTATCATATATCTTAACTGCTAGTACAAAAGAATCTGCCAATTCATTTGGTAAAAAATACCTTTTTCCACAATTGGGCATTACAGATTATACTTGGCAAGACGATGCTTATGGCATTTCTAATGGAGGGTTTGGATTAAATATGAGATTGAGAGATATGGCTAAACTTGGGCAACTATTTCTGCAGAACGGGAAATCCGCCGGAGAAGAAATAATTTCCTCTGGATGGGTAAATAAATCCTCAGAAATGATTGTACCATTCAATGCTAATAAATCTAATGGATATGGGTATTTATGGTGGATGCGGATGGTTAATGGAGAAAAGATGTATTACGCAGCAGGGTATGGGGGGCAATATATCATGGTAGTCCCCACGAGAGCATTGGTAGTTGCCATAACTTCAAGTTCTCAATATTCAGGCGCATATGGTGAAAATCTAAATCGTATTTTTTATCAGGAAATAATAGGTAGTTTCTCAACGGTCGTCAAGTAATAAATTCAAATTAGCGGGAACACAAATGCGAAAATTAATCTTTTTGGTACCATTTATTTTATTTGCAGAAAGCCTTCTGCATCCAGACTCACCCAAAAATAGAGATAACAATTCATTGGGTTTTGGAATTGCGGGAGATTTGTCTATATCTGAAGGTACGTTCTACATAGGCCAAACAGGCTCATCCTTAAATAATGGTTCAGTATATATTTATTCACCCAATGCAATTGGAGGACTAGATCAAGGATTTATCGAGCCGCCAATACATGATGAAGTTGGGTTTGATTTTGGTTATTCCATTGATGTAAAAAATGATTTAATGATTATTGGTTCGCCCCATCGCGGAAATATGCAGGGCAGGGTATTTCTTTATCAAAAAGATGAACATGATAATTGGACATCAATTAAAACCATCAATCCTAATGGCGAAGAATGGACGACAGATTTTGGTTCTGAAGTTGCCATCGGTGATAATGTAATTTTAATCGGCGACCGAGATGTCCATCATGGCGAGGGGAAGGTATTTACGTTATACAAAGATGGATCTGAATGGCGAGAAGGGTCACCCATTAAATATAATTATATTGTTGATGATGGCCATTTTGGTCATTCCATTTCTATAAATGGACAAAAAGCTTTAATTGGCTCTCGGGATGGCAATGTAGCCGTTCAATATACTTTTGACCCGATTACCCATTCGTGGATTGAAAGCCATGTATTTTCCCCTTACAATTACCAAAGCAAAGGACGCTTTGGTTTTTCAGTTGAATTGACAGATGAGTATGCAATTATCGGATCTCCTGGATTTGATCAAAAAGGTTTTATTGAAATTCATAAATTTGAAAATAATTCTTGGAAAAAGGTAAAAACAATTGATAATCCTGAGGATGTGACTGGTACCTATTTTGGCGCTTCAATTGCAATGAAAAGCAATCAAATTGCAGTTGGCAATTTTAATGGTGAAAAATCTTACATCTATTCCACTGAAGATTTTATAACTTTTTCACTTTCTCAAACGCTTGAATCGCCAATATCCCATGAAGGAAAATTCGGCCGAAATTTAAAATTAGTTGGTGGTGAATTAGCCATCGGAGCCACATATGGTGAAAAAGCATTTATCTACAATAAGGATGAAAATAATAATTGGACGCTTAGCCATAGTGTTTCCAGTAATAATAAATCCGTTAGTATAACAGGTGCAAAAATCCTTTGTGAAAATGGAAAAGCTGAAGATTACGATTGTAATAGCCTCGATTTAATGGGGTATATCACGACGAGTGAACTCAGTGGCGGAACCCTAACAGAAACAAATGATATTTGGGGCTGGACTGATTCGACCACCGGGAAAGAATATGCCATAGTTGGGTTGCTAATTGGTACATCTTTCGTTGATGTAACCGATCCGGAGAATCCCTTTGTAGTAGGCTTATTACCCACTGCAACAATTAATTCTATTTGGCGCGATATGAAAGTTTATAAAGACTACGTATATATCGTTGCAGACAATGCGGGGAATCATGGTGTTCAAGTTTTCGACCTCACAAATCTAAGAAGCGTTACCACTTTTACCGAATTTGAAATGACATATCATTATAATAACGTAGGCAGTGTTCATAATATTGCGATAAACGAAGCCACGGGATTTGCATATGCTACTGGCGTTTCCAGCGCGACTACCTCTCAGTACATCTGCAATGGTGGCCTTCATATGATTGACCTATTAGATCCAGCGAAACCCACATTTGCAGGGTGTTTTTCTCATAACGGAACTGGGCGTTCTGGTACTGGTTATTCGCATGATGCTCAAATTGTTAAGTATGCTGGCCCGGACAAAGATTATCAAGGTAAGGAGATTGCCTTTAGTTCAAATGAAACGGCATTGAGTATTGCAGATATTAGTGATAAGGCCAATCCTCAGATTATTTCAAAATTTGACAACGCACAATTTGGATATTTTCATCAAGGGTGGCTTTCGCAGGATCAAAAATTCTTTTTTGTTAATGATGAGTTAAATGAGTACAATGGATACGATGAGTATCAAACGACAGTTATATTTGACCTAACAGATTTAGATAATCCGATAATTTTATCTAAATACAATTCGGGATTAAAGACAATTGACCACAATAATTACGTGGTTGGCAATCTTTTATATCAATCTAATTATTCTGCTGGACTGAGGATATTGAATATTAGAAATCCTGAAAATCCCGTCGAAGTTGCGTTCTTTGATACATTCATATCCGGTGACAGAGTTGGGTTTGTAGGCTCATGGAGTAATTATCCTTATTTCAGTAGTGGTAACATTTTGGTATCGTCTATTGGAGAAGGGCTTTATATATTAAAGCCAACAGAAGGTGGCAATCTGTCTACGGAAGATGATTCAATTATTCCTGAGAATTTTGATTTAAAACAGAACTATCCAAATCCCTTTAATCCAGTGACTCAAATTCAGTATGAATTACCGTTGGCTGGGGAGATTGTCTTAACCTTATATAACACTTTGGGTGTAGAAATTATGCAACTGGATAAAGGAATAAAATCTGCCGGCATTCATC
It includes:
- a CDS encoding serine hydrolase → MNPPYPLKCLSGLFIILFIFLSCEDKPSPAELTLDWRNLDLTEDFQTGSRNAEGIDTEKLNDGITAAKELANFYSIAVIYKGRLVAEEYKYGDLNTKYPVWSVTKSFLSTLVGIAIDKGIMADEFQSLESFYPNLTDSIKGKITVAQLLTMSSGIPDDTSYMSAAYPLNYILVNDLLYPSGTYWNYTSAGTHVLSYILTASTKESANSFGKKYLFPQLGITDYTWQDDAYGISNGGFGLNMRLRDMAKLGQLFLQNGKSAGEEIISSGWVNKSSEMIVPFNANKSNGYGYLWWMRMVNGEKMYYAAGYGGQYIMVVPTRALVVAITSSSQYSGAYGENLNRIFYQEIIGSFSTVVK
- a CDS encoding choice-of-anchor B family protein produces the protein MRKLIFLVPFILFAESLLHPDSPKNRDNNSLGFGIAGDLSISEGTFYIGQTGSSLNNGSVYIYSPNAIGGLDQGFIEPPIHDEVGFDFGYSIDVKNDLMIIGSPHRGNMQGRVFLYQKDEHDNWTSIKTINPNGEEWTTDFGSEVAIGDNVILIGDRDVHHGEGKVFTLYKDGSEWREGSPIKYNYIVDDGHFGHSISINGQKALIGSRDGNVAVQYTFDPITHSWIESHVFSPYNYQSKGRFGFSVELTDEYAIIGSPGFDQKGFIEIHKFENNSWKKVKTIDNPEDVTGTYFGASIAMKSNQIAVGNFNGEKSYIYSTEDFITFSLSQTLESPISHEGKFGRNLKLVGGELAIGATYGEKAFIYNKDENNNWTLSHSVSSNNKSVSITGAKILCENGKAEDYDCNSLDLMGYITTSELSGGTLTETNDIWGWTDSTTGKEYAIVGLLIGTSFVDVTDPENPFVVGLLPTATINSIWRDMKVYKDYVYIVADNAGNHGVQVFDLTNLRSVTTFTEFEMTYHYNNVGSVHNIAINEATGFAYATGVSSATTSQYICNGGLHMIDLLDPAKPTFAGCFSHNGTGRSGTGYSHDAQIVKYAGPDKDYQGKEIAFSSNETALSIADISDKANPQIISKFDNAQFGYFHQGWLSQDQKFFFVNDELNEYNGYDEYQTTVIFDLTDLDNPIILSKYNSGLKTIDHNNYVVGNLLYQSNYSAGLRILNIRNPENPVEVAFFDTFISGDRVGFVGSWSNYPYFSSGNILVSSIGEGLYILKPTEGGNLSTEDDSIIPENFDLKQNYPNPFNPVTQIQYELPLAGEIVLTLYNTLGVEIMQLDKGIKSAGIHQISFDGSNLPTGIYFYQLRTGNFVKTKKMSLIK